The following proteins are co-located in the Gorilla gorilla gorilla isolate KB3781 chromosome 18, NHGRI_mGorGor1-v2.1_pri, whole genome shotgun sequence genome:
- the LOC129527605 gene encoding uncharacterized protein, translating to MGFFLAVLLICMPKDQSCGQGARWPHLDPRQNERTKGIPALGRFAWPCWGSRMAAHGAGCWSPFPITSRKIHTTNDLMGTKTPGLEGPLRRTLKTPGNPIKLKHGTYFAILVLANTFYLKGLPATVCQLAGGAAGSDRARTGVAAQLGLLVSAPSAWGSRPQGEAVLGGPEGGGRGPGSDVGRGQRTAEAEPLQSGRWSGGSGARPPLGTPARAREAAGRPSPGRRVTEGAGQLLRGQRAPGLGAEAQRPETNWVDRGRLPASPGVHCPGSSSLPRSDSGLILSCRAPSGFQLSLLEFLQPPRIAGPRYMATHDPEHPLPGTGSGDWLRLSSVPSVHGSKSCCSRFGEDHGLRAPVVEFGELS from the coding sequence ATGGGCTTTTTTTTGGCGGTGTTGCTTATCTGCATGCCAAAGGACCAATCCTGTGGGCAAGGGGCTCGATGGCCCCACCTGGACCCTAGACAAAATGAACGTACTAAGGGGATCCCAGCACTGGGGAGATTTGCCTGGCCTTGCTGGGGGAGCAGGATGGCCGCCCACGGAGCCGGCTGCTGGTCTCCCTTTCCCATAACCTCCCGGAAGATCCACACCACGAATGATCTGATGGGGACAAAAACCCCGGGACTCGAGGGACCGTTGCGGCGGACCCTTAAAACACCTGGCAATCCCATTAAATTGAAACATGGTACATATTTTGCTATTCTAGTTTTGGCTAATACGTTCTATTTAAAGGGTCTCCCAGCCACAGTTTGCCAGCTGGCAGGCGGCGCCGCAGGAAGTGACCGGGCAAGAACGGGGGTCGCCGCCCAGCTCGGCCTTCTGGTCTCTGCACCCTCGGCCTGGGGCTCCAGGCCACAAGGGGAGGCCGTGCTGGGCGGGCCCGAAGGGGGTGGGCGGGGCCCCGGAAGTGACGTGGGGCGGGGCCAACGGACCGCGGAGGCGGAGCCGCTGCAGTCTGGGCGCTGGAGCGGTGGGAGCGGCGCTCGTCCGCCGTTGGGGACCCCAGCTCGCGCGCGTGAAGCAGCTGGCCGACCAAGCCCCGGAAGGCGAGTGACGGAGGGGGCCGGACAGCTCCTCCGGGGCCAGCGGGCACCAGGCTTGGGGGCTGAGGCCCAGCGGCCCGAGACCAACTGGGTGGACCGAGGCCGCCTCCCCGCCAGCCCTGGGGTCCACTGCCCGGGGAGCAGCTCCCTTCCGAGGTCAGACTCGGGCCTCATCCTCTCTTGCCGCGCGCCGAGCGGTTTTCAACTCTCATTGCTAGAATTCCTCCAACCACCCAGGATAGCAGGACCGAGATACATGGCCACCCATGACCCGGAGCATCCACTTCCAGGGACAGGCAGTGGTGATTGGCTTCGGTTGTCATCTGTGCCATCTGTCCATGGTTCGAAAAGCTGCTGTTCACGTTTTGGGGAGGATCATGGTTTGAGGGCTCCCGTGGTAGAATTTGGGGAGCTCTCATAG